In the Euphorbia lathyris chromosome 5, ddEupLath1.1, whole genome shotgun sequence genome, one interval contains:
- the LOC136230953 gene encoding uncharacterized protein isoform X1: MEYRNKLFLAPMVRVGTLPFRLLAAEYGADITYGEEIIDHKFLKCERKVNEYIGSTDFVEKGTENVVFRTCSQERNQVVFQIGTSDAVRALTAAQMVCKDVSAIDINMGCPKSFSISGGMGAALLTKPELINDILRTLRRNLDCPVTCKIRLLKSPQDTVELARRIEKTGVSALAVHGRKVADRPRDPAKWNEIADVVSALSIPVIANGDIFDYCDLERIKAATGASSVMVARGALWNASVFSPEGKVHWTDIKREYVRKSILWDNDMKSTKQTLKEMIMHYSCLELAEGKGVIKSESLADIAKLYGEERYYEFVNENRLSLNRGREDYEWSQ; this comes from the exons ATGGAGTACAGGAACAAGCTTTTCCTCGCTCCCATGGTTCGAGTT GGGACGTTGCCATTCAGGCTGCTAGCTGCTGAATATGGTGCAGATATTACATACGGAGAGGAAATTATTGATCACAAGTTTCTCAAATGCGAACGCAAAGTTAACG AATACATTGGGTCCACTGACTTTGTGGAGAAAGGAACAGAAAATGTGGTCTTCAGAACCTGCAGTCAAGAAAGAAATCAGGTTGTATTCCAAATTGGCACCTCTGATGCTGTGAGGGCTCTAACTGCTGCTCAAATGGT aTGTAAAGATGTTTCTGCGATAGACATCAATATGGGTTGCCCCAAGTCATTTTCTATAAGTGGAGGCATGGGTGCTGCACTATTGACTAAACcggagctcattaatgat ATTTTGAGAACATTAAGGAGGAACTTGGACTGTCCAGTAACATGTAAGATTCGATTACTAAAATCGCCCCAAGATACTGTGGAACTGGCAAGGCGAATTGAAAAAACGGGTGTTTCTGCTCTTGCTGTTCATGGAAG GAAAGTTGCAGATAGGCCAAGGGATCCAGCTAAGTGGAATGAGATCGCTGACGTTGTATCAGCGTTATCTATACCAGTTATTGCAAATGGAGACATCTTTGACTATTGTGATCTTGAACGAATCAAAGCTGCAACAG GTGCTTCGTCCGTGATGGTTGCAAGGGGAGCTCTTTGGAATGCTTCAGTTTTCTCACCTGAAGGCAAAGTGCATTGGACAGATATTAAAAGAGAGTATGTTAGAAAG AGTATCCTATGGGATAATGATATGAAAAGCACAAAGCAGACATTAAAGGAAATGATTATGCATTATTCTTGCCTTGAACTTGCAGAGGGCAAAGGTGTGATTAAATCAGAGAGTTTGGCGGATATAGC GAAACTGTATGGAGAAGAAAGATACTATGAGTTTGTTAATGAAAATCGGTTGTCCCTTAACAGAGGCAGGGAGGATTATGAATGGTCCCAATAA
- the LOC136230953 gene encoding uncharacterized protein isoform X2: MQAQINEYIGSTDFVEKGTENVVFRTCSQERNQVVFQIGTSDAVRALTAAQMVCKDVSAIDINMGCPKSFSISGGMGAALLTKPELINDILRTLRRNLDCPVTCKIRLLKSPQDTVELARRIEKTGVSALAVHGRKVADRPRDPAKWNEIADVVSALSIPVIANGDIFDYCDLERIKAATGASSVMVARGALWNASVFSPEGKVHWTDIKREYVRKSILWDNDMKSTKQTLKEMIMHYSCLELAEGKGVIKSESLADIAKLYGEERYYEFVNENRLSLNRGREDYEWSQ, encoded by the exons ATGCAAGCACAAATAAATG AATACATTGGGTCCACTGACTTTGTGGAGAAAGGAACAGAAAATGTGGTCTTCAGAACCTGCAGTCAAGAAAGAAATCAGGTTGTATTCCAAATTGGCACCTCTGATGCTGTGAGGGCTCTAACTGCTGCTCAAATGGT aTGTAAAGATGTTTCTGCGATAGACATCAATATGGGTTGCCCCAAGTCATTTTCTATAAGTGGAGGCATGGGTGCTGCACTATTGACTAAACcggagctcattaatgat ATTTTGAGAACATTAAGGAGGAACTTGGACTGTCCAGTAACATGTAAGATTCGATTACTAAAATCGCCCCAAGATACTGTGGAACTGGCAAGGCGAATTGAAAAAACGGGTGTTTCTGCTCTTGCTGTTCATGGAAG GAAAGTTGCAGATAGGCCAAGGGATCCAGCTAAGTGGAATGAGATCGCTGACGTTGTATCAGCGTTATCTATACCAGTTATTGCAAATGGAGACATCTTTGACTATTGTGATCTTGAACGAATCAAAGCTGCAACAG GTGCTTCGTCCGTGATGGTTGCAAGGGGAGCTCTTTGGAATGCTTCAGTTTTCTCACCTGAAGGCAAAGTGCATTGGACAGATATTAAAAGAGAGTATGTTAGAAAG AGTATCCTATGGGATAATGATATGAAAAGCACAAAGCAGACATTAAAGGAAATGATTATGCATTATTCTTGCCTTGAACTTGCAGAGGGCAAAGGTGTGATTAAATCAGAGAGTTTGGCGGATATAGC GAAACTGTATGGAGAAGAAAGATACTATGAGTTTGTTAATGAAAATCGGTTGTCCCTTAACAGAGGCAGGGAGGATTATGAATGGTCCCAATAA